A part of Vigna radiata var. radiata cultivar VC1973A chromosome 11, Vradiata_ver6, whole genome shotgun sequence genomic DNA contains:
- the LOC106777779 gene encoding uncharacterized protein At1g04910 isoform X1, which produces MIEPGCLNQGHPCRATTLVTLSFLFFTLVFFSSFTNAFSSSVYPELNPVKPRHSRLLRSAVQRETPASQLSELWSPLESQGWKPYVEPNKPTALPEKSEGYIQVFLDGGLNQQRMGICDAVAVAKILNATLVIPYLELNPVWRDSSSFMDIFDVDHFIDVLKDDISIVKELPGEYSWSTREYYGLAIRETRIKAAPVHASAHWYLENVLPVLQSYGIAAISPFSHRLSFDNLPMDIQHLRCKVNFEALIFVPHIRTLGDALISHLRYPDGSAGQMGYNDLQEVTGAGASKNAGKFVVLHLRFDKDMAAHSACDFGGGKAEKLALAKYRQVIWQGRVLNSQFTDEELRSQGRCPMTPEEVGLLLAALGFDNSTRLYLASHKVYGGEARISTLRELFPLMEDKKSLASSDQRAQIKGKASLLAALDYYVGLHSDIFISASPGNMHNALVGHRTYLNLKTIRPNMALMGQLFLNKTIEWSEFQDAVIEGHQNRQGQLRIRKPKQSIYTYPAPDCMCQA; this is translated from the exons ATGATAGAGCCAGGGTGCCTGAATCAGGGTCACCCTTGTAGAGCGACAACACTTGTTACTCTTTCATTCTTGTTCTTCACACTAGTGTTCTTCTCCAGCTTCACCAATGCTTTCTCTTCTTCTGTGTATCCG GAATTGAATCCTGTAAAACCTAGACATTCGCGTCTTCTCAGGAGCGCCGTGCAACGTGAAACT CCTGCATCACAGCTTTCTGAACTATGGTCACCTCTGGAAAGCCAAGGATGGAAACCCTATGTCGAACCAAATAAGCCAA CAGCATTACCAGAAAAGTCTGAGGGATACATCCAGGTCTTTCTCGATGGAGGTTTGAACCAACAAAGGATGGGG ATATGTGATGCAGTTGCTGTCGCAAAGATACTGAATGCTACTCTGGTGATCCCTTACCTTGAATTAAATCCTGTATGGAGAGATTCAAG CTCCTTCATGGACATATTTGATGTAGATCATTTCATTGATGTATTGAAGGATGATATTTCAATAGTTAAAGAGCTTCCTGGAGAGTACTCCTGGAGCACAAGGGAGTACTATGGCTTGGCTATTCGGGAAACCAGAATCAAGGCTGCACCTGTGCATGCATCAGCCCACTGGTATCTCGAGAACGTTTTGCCTGTTCTACAGAG TTATGGTATTGCTGCAATCTCTCCATTTTCTCACCGACTGAGTTTTGACAACTTACCTATGGATATTCAACATCTGCGCTGTAAAGTCAACTTTGAAGCTTTAATCTTTGTTCCTCATATCAGAACACTTGGAGATGCCCTTATCAGCCATCTTCGCTACCCTGATGGCTCAGCTGGACAAATGGGCTACAACGACCTTCAAGAGGTCACTGGTGCAGGTGCTAGTAAAAATGCTGGGAAATTTGTTGTTCTGCACCTCCGATTTGATAAg GATATGGCAGCACATTCAGCCTGCGATTTCGGTGGAGGAAAAGCTGAAAAATTGGCCCTTGCAAAGTATAGACAGGTTATTTGGCAAGGGAGGGTTCTTAACTCTCAATTTACTGACGAAGAACTGAGGAGTCAAGGTCGCTGTCCAATGACTCCAGAAGAGGTTGGATTGTTGCTAGCAGCTCTTGGATTTGACAATAGCACTCGTTTATATCTTGCCTCCCACAAG GTGTATGGTGgagaagcaaggatttcaacTCTGAGGGAACTGTTTCCTCTGATGGAAGACAAAAAGAGCCTTGCTTCATCTGATCAGCGTGCTCAGATAAAGGGAAAAGCTTCTCTATTAGCTGCACTTGATTACTATGTTGGCTTGCATAGTGACATTTTCATCTCTGCTTCCCCAGGAAACATGCACAATGCACTG gtTGGACACCGTACTTACCTGAACTTAAAGACCATAAGGCCAAATATGGCATTGATGGGTCAGCTTTTCCTGAATAAAACCATAGAATGGTCAGAGTTTCAGGATGCAGTGATTGAAGGTCACCAAAACAGACAAGGCCAACTAAGGATCAGGAAGCCCAAACAATCCATTTACACTTATCCAGCTCCTGATTGCATGTGCCAAGCTTAG
- the LOC106777779 gene encoding uncharacterized protein At1g04910 isoform X2, producing MIEPGCLNQGHPCRATTLVTLSFLFFTLVFFSSFTNAFSSSVYPELNPVKPRHSRLLRSAVQRETPASQLSELWSPLESQGWKPYVEPNKPTLPEKSEGYIQVFLDGGLNQQRMGICDAVAVAKILNATLVIPYLELNPVWRDSSSFMDIFDVDHFIDVLKDDISIVKELPGEYSWSTREYYGLAIRETRIKAAPVHASAHWYLENVLPVLQSYGIAAISPFSHRLSFDNLPMDIQHLRCKVNFEALIFVPHIRTLGDALISHLRYPDGSAGQMGYNDLQEVTGAGASKNAGKFVVLHLRFDKDMAAHSACDFGGGKAEKLALAKYRQVIWQGRVLNSQFTDEELRSQGRCPMTPEEVGLLLAALGFDNSTRLYLASHKVYGGEARISTLRELFPLMEDKKSLASSDQRAQIKGKASLLAALDYYVGLHSDIFISASPGNMHNALVGHRTYLNLKTIRPNMALMGQLFLNKTIEWSEFQDAVIEGHQNRQGQLRIRKPKQSIYTYPAPDCMCQA from the exons ATGATAGAGCCAGGGTGCCTGAATCAGGGTCACCCTTGTAGAGCGACAACACTTGTTACTCTTTCATTCTTGTTCTTCACACTAGTGTTCTTCTCCAGCTTCACCAATGCTTTCTCTTCTTCTGTGTATCCG GAATTGAATCCTGTAAAACCTAGACATTCGCGTCTTCTCAGGAGCGCCGTGCAACGTGAAACT CCTGCATCACAGCTTTCTGAACTATGGTCACCTCTGGAAAGCCAAGGATGGAAACCCTATGTCGAACCAAATAAGCCAA CATTACCAGAAAAGTCTGAGGGATACATCCAGGTCTTTCTCGATGGAGGTTTGAACCAACAAAGGATGGGG ATATGTGATGCAGTTGCTGTCGCAAAGATACTGAATGCTACTCTGGTGATCCCTTACCTTGAATTAAATCCTGTATGGAGAGATTCAAG CTCCTTCATGGACATATTTGATGTAGATCATTTCATTGATGTATTGAAGGATGATATTTCAATAGTTAAAGAGCTTCCTGGAGAGTACTCCTGGAGCACAAGGGAGTACTATGGCTTGGCTATTCGGGAAACCAGAATCAAGGCTGCACCTGTGCATGCATCAGCCCACTGGTATCTCGAGAACGTTTTGCCTGTTCTACAGAG TTATGGTATTGCTGCAATCTCTCCATTTTCTCACCGACTGAGTTTTGACAACTTACCTATGGATATTCAACATCTGCGCTGTAAAGTCAACTTTGAAGCTTTAATCTTTGTTCCTCATATCAGAACACTTGGAGATGCCCTTATCAGCCATCTTCGCTACCCTGATGGCTCAGCTGGACAAATGGGCTACAACGACCTTCAAGAGGTCACTGGTGCAGGTGCTAGTAAAAATGCTGGGAAATTTGTTGTTCTGCACCTCCGATTTGATAAg GATATGGCAGCACATTCAGCCTGCGATTTCGGTGGAGGAAAAGCTGAAAAATTGGCCCTTGCAAAGTATAGACAGGTTATTTGGCAAGGGAGGGTTCTTAACTCTCAATTTACTGACGAAGAACTGAGGAGTCAAGGTCGCTGTCCAATGACTCCAGAAGAGGTTGGATTGTTGCTAGCAGCTCTTGGATTTGACAATAGCACTCGTTTATATCTTGCCTCCCACAAG GTGTATGGTGgagaagcaaggatttcaacTCTGAGGGAACTGTTTCCTCTGATGGAAGACAAAAAGAGCCTTGCTTCATCTGATCAGCGTGCTCAGATAAAGGGAAAAGCTTCTCTATTAGCTGCACTTGATTACTATGTTGGCTTGCATAGTGACATTTTCATCTCTGCTTCCCCAGGAAACATGCACAATGCACTG gtTGGACACCGTACTTACCTGAACTTAAAGACCATAAGGCCAAATATGGCATTGATGGGTCAGCTTTTCCTGAATAAAACCATAGAATGGTCAGAGTTTCAGGATGCAGTGATTGAAGGTCACCAAAACAGACAAGGCCAACTAAGGATCAGGAAGCCCAAACAATCCATTTACACTTATCCAGCTCCTGATTGCATGTGCCAAGCTTAG